In one window of Candidatus Binatia bacterium DNA:
- the mtnA gene encoding S-methyl-5-thioribose-1-phosphate isomerase: MIRTVEWRNGAVVLLDQRLLPWRETYRVYRSYRRLAEAIRDMVVRGAPAIGVTAAYGVAMGMQNVRRQPDAAFEAICSTLAASRPTAVNLFWALERMRSAYAEVRNAPLNDIKDRLLAEAHAIYREDIETNRALGMQGARLLPNRARILTHCNAGALATAGYGTALGVVRAAVEAGKTVHVFATETRPFLQGARLTCWELLHDGIPTTLLTDNMAGDLMSRGEVDCVIVGADRIAANGDVANKIGTYALAVLAKAHGIPFYVAAPFSTVDLECATGSAIPIEQRAAEEVTHIAGKRIAPKDVGVINPAFDVTPHRYVTALITERGVLRRPFRHALQQAANQSTAHVDVRRAAANPASKRH, translated from the coding sequence GTGATTCGCACGGTAGAATGGCGTAACGGCGCCGTAGTTTTGCTCGACCAGCGGCTTCTTCCTTGGCGTGAAACCTATCGCGTTTACCGGAGTTACCGCCGGCTCGCAGAGGCAATCCGCGACATGGTGGTACGAGGCGCTCCTGCCATCGGCGTTACCGCCGCTTATGGTGTCGCGATGGGGATGCAGAACGTACGACGCCAGCCAGACGCCGCCTTCGAGGCAATCTGCTCCACACTAGCAGCAAGCCGCCCCACTGCAGTGAACTTGTTTTGGGCTCTAGAGCGGATGCGCAGTGCTTATGCTGAGGTTCGGAACGCACCACTGAACGACATCAAAGATCGCTTGCTTGCCGAAGCACACGCCATTTACCGAGAAGACATTGAAACCAACCGGGCCTTGGGGATGCAGGGAGCACGTCTGCTCCCAAATCGCGCCCGTATCTTGACCCACTGCAATGCTGGGGCCCTCGCTACGGCAGGATACGGCACGGCATTAGGGGTCGTACGCGCCGCGGTCGAAGCAGGCAAAACCGTGCACGTATTCGCAACCGAAACTCGCCCGTTCTTACAAGGTGCTCGCCTCACCTGTTGGGAGCTTCTGCACGACGGCATTCCCACGACACTGCTCACCGACAACATGGCTGGTGATCTTATGAGCCGCGGGGAGGTAGATTGTGTGATTGTCGGCGCCGACCGCATCGCCGCTAATGGCGACGTCGCGAACAAGATCGGCACGTACGCACTCGCCGTCCTAGCGAAGGCACATGGCATCCCCTTTTACGTGGCCGCCCCTTTTTCCACGGTTGACCTCGAGTGCGCCACCGGTTCCGCCATCCCAATCGAGCAGCGCGCGGCTGAAGAGGTTACCCACATCGCGGGCAAGCGCATCGCGCCCAAGGACGTCGGTGTTATCAATCCCGCCTTCGATGTCACGCCGCACCGCTACGTGACAGCCCTGATCACCGAGCGCGGGGTGCTGCGTCGGCCGTTCCGTCACGCGCTCCAACAAGCCGCCAACCAAAGCACGGCACACGTGGACGTTCGGCGAGCAGCCGCGAATCCGGCCTCAAAGCGCCATTAA
- a CDS encoding sigma-70 family RNA polymerase sigma factor, with translation MGTEEDCQAVEPLQEQRLVERARAGDRAALEALLLRYQNTVYRFGARMCGHPSDAEEVVQETLLTAAKAIGQYRGEGAFSTWLYRIARSLCRKKRRRSKFAPAADEQLDVSSARAVPDPSSAPEELLARREIAAALKHAVTALPGPFREVFLLRDLEGLSTEETAKVLGLRPATVKTRLHRARLAIRNALAPLLLTESPASSPSPGCPDAALLLSRYLEGDLSPRVCARMEKHLETCAQCRGACDVLRQVLSLCRSHPGPEVPSELRERLRQALREALAAAHR, from the coding sequence ATGGGCACCGAAGAGGATTGTCAAGCCGTAGAACCGCTGCAGGAGCAGCGTCTCGTCGAGCGCGCTCGGGCTGGAGACCGCGCAGCTCTCGAAGCTCTTTTGCTCCGGTACCAAAATACGGTTTACCGCTTCGGGGCGCGCATGTGCGGTCACCCAAGCGACGCGGAAGAAGTTGTCCAGGAAACCTTGCTCACGGCGGCGAAGGCTATTGGCCAATATCGTGGCGAAGGTGCGTTCTCCACGTGGCTCTACCGGATCGCCCGGAGCCTTTGCCGCAAAAAGCGTAGGCGCAGCAAGTTTGCACCCGCTGCCGACGAGCAGTTGGACGTCAGCTCTGCCCGTGCTGTTCCTGACCCCAGTTCAGCCCCTGAGGAGCTTCTGGCTCGCCGAGAGATTGCAGCAGCATTGAAACACGCGGTTACCGCGCTTCCCGGACCCTTTCGCGAAGTGTTCCTGCTGCGCGATCTTGAGGGTTTATCCACGGAAGAGACAGCGAAAGTGCTGGGGTTGCGACCCGCCACGGTCAAAACCCGCCTCCACCGGGCCCGACTCGCCATCCGCAATGCGCTGGCACCGCTGCTACTCACCGAATCGCCGGCAAGCAGCCCGTCGCCCGGTTGCCCCGACGCGGCCCTTCTGCTCTCCCGTTACCTTGAGGGCGATCTCTCCCCACGGGTGTGCGCACGCATGGAAAAACACTTGGAAACTTGCGCGCAATGCCGCGGTGCCTGCGATGTGTTGCGACAGGTTTTGTCTTTATGCCGGTCGCATCCTGGTCCCGAAGTACCGAGCGAGCTCCGCGAGCGGCTTCGGCAAGCCCTGCGTGAAGCGCTTGCGGCTGCACACCGTTGA
- a CDS encoding PA0069 family radical SAM protein gives MANKKLPSRGAASNPVNRYEKLAVAWEDEYAEGERLRPTEYFRDASRSVLAENSSPDVPFRFSLNPYRGCEHGCVYCYARPTHEYLGFSAGLDFEQRIMVKEDAPALLRATFSSPRWQPEVVALSGNTDCYQPIERHLRITRRCLEVFAEFRNPVGVVTKSTLVLRDLDLLQDLARDNLVRVAISITTLDGNLARRLEPRAAQPQKRLEAVAALASAGVQVAVMAAPVIPGLNDEEIPRILAAAREVGAMGASYVLLRLPRPVDRLFADWLREHFPERVRRVLGRVRECRQGKLYSSEFDQRKTGTGPYADHVAELFRVTARRLGLDRPLPPLNTGAFRRPQRDRQLSLL, from the coding sequence ATGGCGAACAAAAAGCTTCCGAGCAGAGGTGCTGCCTCGAATCCAGTCAATCGTTACGAAAAATTGGCGGTTGCCTGGGAGGATGAGTACGCCGAGGGCGAGCGGCTACGGCCCACGGAATACTTTCGAGACGCTAGCCGAAGCGTGCTCGCCGAGAACTCTAGTCCGGATGTGCCCTTTCGCTTTAGCCTCAACCCGTACCGCGGCTGCGAGCATGGATGCGTTTACTGCTATGCCCGGCCGACACATGAGTACCTAGGGTTTAGTGCTGGGCTCGACTTTGAACAGCGCATCATGGTGAAGGAGGATGCACCGGCATTGCTCCGGGCAACGTTCAGTTCGCCCCGCTGGCAACCGGAAGTTGTGGCCTTGTCGGGAAACACGGATTGTTACCAACCCATTGAGCGCCACTTGCGGATCACTCGGCGTTGCTTGGAGGTATTTGCCGAATTTCGGAACCCCGTTGGGGTGGTGACCAAAAGCACGCTCGTGTTGCGCGATCTCGACCTGCTTCAGGACTTGGCCCGAGACAATTTGGTGCGCGTGGCGATTTCGATCACCACGTTGGACGGCAACCTTGCGCGCCGGCTAGAACCGCGGGCCGCCCAACCGCAGAAGCGCCTCGAAGCGGTTGCCGCACTGGCATCGGCGGGAGTGCAAGTGGCCGTCATGGCGGCCCCAGTGATTCCGGGCCTGAACGATGAAGAAATCCCGCGGATTCTAGCGGCGGCCCGCGAGGTGGGCGCGATGGGGGCTAGCTACGTACTGTTGCGCTTGCCGCGGCCCGTCGATCGCTTGTTTGCGGATTGGCTCCGTGAGCACTTTCCCGAGCGCGTCCGGCGGGTGCTGGGACGTGTGCGCGAGTGCCGTCAGGGGAAACTCTACAGCTCGGAGTTTGACCAGCGGAAGACGGGAACGGGACCATACGCTGACCATGTTGCCGAACTTTTTCGCGTGACGGCCCGCCGCCTGGGCTTAGATCGACCCCTGCCTCCGTTGAATACCGGGGCGTTTCGGCGTCCCCAGCGAGATCGACAACTAAGCTTGCTTTGA
- a CDS encoding glycosyltransferase family 9 protein: protein MSQSNSSALVLFPGALGDFLVFLPTLVALAERHEQVVLAARRDWTALLAHPRIECWSIEHPVIAALFREDPPDEHVGDVLMRFAVVYSWTGHGADHFPTNLARLVERPPRIYPFRRFAPGEHAVEYYARCARVTPAQPAHIRPHLRVEPSPLCRQLRSFHEPLLAIHPGSGAPRKNWQGFPRLVALWKRATGGRVVAILGPAELERNTCAGEVDFVLESPPLTEVAALLELAPMYVGNDSGVSHLAALLATPGIVLMGPTSSPEHWRPWSDQMSVISASSPCGRCGPEVFCEHLVSAELLLELIEQRRKSRGSKQA, encoded by the coding sequence ATGAGTCAATCAAACAGCTCCGCACTCGTTCTCTTTCCCGGCGCTCTGGGCGATTTCTTGGTGTTCTTGCCCACACTGGTGGCGCTGGCGGAGCGTCACGAGCAAGTCGTTCTTGCCGCGCGCCGAGACTGGACCGCGCTGCTCGCGCATCCCCGCATTGAATGTTGGTCGATCGAGCACCCGGTCATAGCCGCGTTGTTCCGCGAAGACCCTCCAGACGAGCATGTGGGCGACGTGCTCATGCGCTTCGCGGTGGTATATTCGTGGACCGGCCATGGAGCGGACCACTTCCCTACAAACCTCGCGAGGTTGGTGGAAAGACCGCCAAGAATCTATCCCTTCCGTCGATTCGCACCCGGCGAACACGCGGTGGAGTACTATGCACGGTGCGCTCGGGTGACGCCCGCACAGCCCGCGCACATCCGGCCGCATCTGCGGGTTGAGCCCTCACCACTGTGTCGCCAACTGCGTTCTTTTCACGAGCCACTTTTGGCCATTCATCCGGGGAGCGGAGCACCGCGCAAAAACTGGCAAGGATTTCCAAGGCTCGTTGCGCTATGGAAACGAGCGACGGGGGGCCGGGTGGTGGCAATCCTTGGTCCTGCGGAACTAGAGCGGAACACCTGCGCTGGCGAAGTCGACTTTGTCTTGGAATCTCCTCCGCTCACAGAAGTGGCTGCTCTCCTCGAGCTCGCGCCGATGTACGTGGGAAACGATTCGGGAGTGAGCCACCTGGCTGCTTTGCTCGCCACACCTGGAATTGTCCTCATGGGTCCAACGAGCTCGCCCGAGCACTGGCGCCCATGGAGCGACCAGATGTCTGTCATCTCTGCCTCCTCCCCCTGCGGGCGTTGTGGCCCTGAGGTGTTTTGCGAGCACCTCGTAAGCGCCGAGCTGCTCCTGGAGCTCATCGAGCAACGGCGCAAGAGTCGAGGCTCAAAGCAAGCTTAG
- the cysK gene encoding cysteine synthase A — protein METAPARTVLDLIGDTPVVRLRRIVEPGCAEIWGKLESMNPGGSVKDRICLAMVEAAERDGRLQAGGTIVEPTSGNTGIGLALVAAVKGYRCILTMPDTMSEERRSLLTAFGAYLELTPDTKGMHAAVDRAEAIARSNPNYFMPQQFQNPANPEAHRRTTALELLEAFERIDAFVAGVGTGGTITGVGQVLREKMPEIKIYAVEPEASPVLSGGEPGYHGIQGIGAGFIPQILDSSVYDGVLRVSDAEAAHYTRRLAREEGILVGISSGANVAAALRVARELGPAKVVVTVLCDTGQRYLSTDLFDPGEGL, from the coding sequence ATGGAAACTGCTCCTGCTCGTACAGTGCTGGATTTGATCGGGGATACACCCGTTGTGCGTTTGCGCCGGATTGTGGAACCGGGTTGTGCCGAAATTTGGGGCAAGCTTGAGTCGATGAACCCCGGCGGCAGCGTGAAGGACCGGATTTGCCTTGCCATGGTGGAGGCGGCCGAACGCGACGGCCGCCTCCAGGCGGGTGGAACCATCGTGGAGCCGACCAGTGGGAACACGGGGATCGGCTTGGCATTGGTGGCGGCGGTCAAGGGCTACCGGTGCATCTTGACCATGCCAGACACGATGAGCGAGGAGCGCCGCAGCTTGCTGACGGCTTTTGGGGCGTATTTGGAGCTGACACCGGACACAAAAGGAATGCACGCGGCGGTGGACCGTGCGGAGGCGATCGCGCGGTCGAACCCGAACTATTTTATGCCCCAGCAGTTTCAGAACCCGGCCAACCCTGAGGCACATCGGCGAACCACTGCACTGGAATTGTTAGAAGCTTTTGAACGCATCGATGCATTTGTAGCGGGCGTGGGAACCGGCGGTACAATTACGGGAGTGGGGCAAGTTTTGCGGGAAAAGATGCCGGAAATCAAAATTTACGCTGTGGAGCCGGAAGCCTCTCCGGTGCTGTCGGGCGGAGAACCAGGCTACCACGGGATTCAGGGCATCGGAGCTGGCTTTATCCCGCAAATCCTCGATAGCTCCGTGTACGACGGAGTGCTGCGAGTGTCTGACGCCGAGGCAGCTCACTACACGCGTCGTCTGGCGCGCGAGGAAGGAATTTTGGTCGGCATCTCCTCTGGAGCGAATGTGGCTGCCGCCTTGCGAGTGGCGCGGGAGTTGGGTCCGGCCAAGGTGGTTGTGACCGTGCTTTGCGATACGGGGCAGCGGTATCTGAGTACCGACTTGTTCGATCCGGGAGAGGGCTTATGA
- the larE gene encoding ATP-dependent sacrificial sulfur transferase LarE produces MTELETKFQTLRHLFAEYGQVLVAFSGGVDSSFVLRVAHDVLDAKVVALTVRSPTVPEYDHRAAVELAQALGVEHIVVDADELEIPEYAANPTNRCYFCKQHLFEICSAEASRRGIPIIVDGANLDDLGDYRPGLKAAAERGVRHPLVEAGLRKADVRELSRRLGLPTWSKPASPCLSSRFPYGTRITHEALQRVARAEQVLHDLGFRVCRVRYHQKLARIEVPLADLPRLLEPEIRACVVEGFRAAGFEHVTVDLEGFRSGSLNEVLGLVAKKQ; encoded by the coding sequence ATGACGGAGCTCGAAACGAAATTCCAAACGCTGCGACACCTCTTCGCCGAGTATGGGCAGGTGCTCGTGGCGTTTTCGGGAGGCGTTGACTCGTCGTTTGTGCTCCGTGTGGCCCACGATGTTTTGGACGCCAAGGTTGTTGCACTCACGGTGCGGTCGCCTACTGTCCCGGAATACGACCACCGCGCAGCGGTTGAGCTTGCCCAGGCCTTGGGGGTGGAACACATCGTCGTTGATGCCGACGAACTCGAGATTCCGGAATATGCGGCAAACCCCACTAACCGTTGTTACTTCTGCAAGCAGCACCTGTTCGAAATCTGTTCTGCCGAGGCCAGTCGGCGGGGAATCCCTATCATTGTCGATGGGGCTAATCTCGATGATTTGGGTGACTACCGCCCCGGTCTCAAGGCCGCCGCGGAACGGGGTGTGCGCCATCCGTTGGTGGAGGCTGGCTTGCGCAAAGCCGACGTGCGCGAGTTGAGTAGGCGTTTGGGACTGCCCACCTGGAGTAAACCGGCGAGCCCCTGCTTGTCCTCCCGTTTTCCGTACGGAACGCGCATTACTCACGAAGCTTTGCAGCGCGTGGCAAGGGCAGAGCAAGTGCTACACGATTTGGGTTTTCGGGTTTGTCGTGTCCGCTACCACCAAAAGCTGGCCCGCATTGAAGTGCCGCTGGCTGACTTACCGCGGCTGCTGGAACCTGAAATTCGTGCTTGCGTCGTTGAAGGATTCCGTGCCGCTGGCTTTGAGCATGTTACCGTGGACCTAGAGGGTTTCCGCAGCGGAAGCCTGAATGAGGTCTTGGGGTTGGTCGCGAAAAAGCAGTGA
- a CDS encoding DUF4336 domain-containing protein translates to MSSSEVEALSPIGEDIWVAKRDLPLLVGNLGARMTVIRLPSGGLFVHSPVLPDENTRAALVALAPVTAVVAPNKTHHFFIRRFREAFPSAEYWAAPGLRQKRADLQFDGVLTDNPPTTWAEDLDQIHIRGVPTLEEIVFYHRRSRTLILTDLAFNFRRNSAQDWRARIFLRLTGVDGRLGPHRLVRALVRDHEAFTASLRRMFDWDFETVVVSHGDVLHTGGKAALERAFARWLRRSA, encoded by the coding sequence ATGTCGAGTTCCGAAGTTGAGGCGTTAAGCCCCATCGGCGAGGACATATGGGTCGCAAAGCGAGACTTGCCTCTCCTCGTCGGGAACCTTGGCGCGCGCATGACGGTGATTCGCCTGCCCTCAGGTGGCCTCTTCGTACACTCACCAGTGCTTCCCGACGAGAATACTCGCGCTGCGCTGGTGGCACTGGCACCGGTCACCGCGGTGGTGGCGCCGAATAAGACGCACCATTTTTTCATTCGCCGTTTTCGCGAGGCGTTTCCCTCGGCGGAGTACTGGGCCGCACCTGGATTGCGGCAAAAACGGGCAGATTTGCAGTTCGATGGGGTTCTCACCGACAATCCTCCGACAACGTGGGCAGAGGATCTAGACCAAATCCACATCCGTGGGGTTCCCACCTTGGAAGAAATCGTATTTTACCACCGGCGCTCGCGCACGTTGATTCTGACCGATCTCGCATTCAACTTCCGGCGCAATTCTGCACAAGATTGGCGAGCACGGATCTTCCTGCGGCTTACCGGGGTCGACGGTCGTTTAGGCCCGCATCGGCTGGTGCGTGCGTTGGTGCGCGACCACGAGGCCTTCACTGCATCGCTGCGACGAATGTTCGACTGGGACTTCGAGACAGTGGTCGTGAGCCACGGCGACGTGCTGCACACAGGTGGTAAGGCTGCCCTCGAGCGAGCGTTCGCCCGCTGGCTCCGCCGCTCTGCCTAA
- the ispD gene encoding 2-C-methyl-D-erythritol 4-phosphate cytidylyltransferase, with the protein MVAVVIAAAGQGVRLGAGSPKALKPLAGRPLYLYSLATLRAVSGVGGVWLVVPSAAQETVSAELSKPGEYPFPVQVVAGGAERQESVAKALTALPPETAIVAVHDAARPFASAQLFQSCIAAARFHGAAIAALPASDTVKLVEAGVVRETLDRSRTWLAQTPQVARADWLRIALERAVAAKLLFTDEAGALEHCGYPVHIVRGEEWNRKLTTPEDWKWAEWFALERSFLA; encoded by the coding sequence ATGGTTGCCGTTGTTATCGCCGCGGCGGGGCAGGGTGTTCGTCTCGGCGCCGGAAGCCCCAAGGCTTTAAAGCCGCTAGCCGGGCGCCCGCTCTACCTGTATAGCCTAGCTACCTTGCGAGCAGTGAGCGGCGTCGGCGGGGTTTGGCTGGTCGTTCCTTCGGCTGCGCAAGAGACAGTCTCAGCTGAGCTATCCAAGCCAGGGGAGTACCCTTTCCCGGTGCAGGTGGTCGCTGGAGGCGCCGAACGACAGGAATCGGTTGCCAAAGCACTAACCGCGCTGCCCCCTGAAACAGCTATCGTGGCTGTGCACGATGCTGCTCGGCCCTTCGCCTCAGCACAGCTGTTTCAGTCGTGTATCGCCGCAGCCCGTTTCCATGGTGCGGCCATTGCTGCGTTGCCAGCTTCGGACACAGTCAAGCTTGTCGAAGCTGGCGTTGTCCGCGAAACACTCGATCGAAGCCGCACGTGGCTTGCGCAAACCCCTCAGGTGGCGCGCGCAGATTGGCTCCGCATAGCCCTGGAGCGAGCCGTCGCCGCAAAGCTCCTCTTCACTGATGAAGCGGGCGCGCTGGAACATTGTGGCTATCCCGTGCACATCGTCCGTGGTGAAGAGTGGAACCGAAAGCTCACCACTCCCGAAGACTGGAAGTGGGCCGAATGGTTCGCCCTGGAGCGGTCATTCCTCGCGTAG
- a CDS encoding CarD family transcriptional regulator translates to MTFKVGEKVVYPAHGVGVIQSIQTKVIQGKERTFYMLRILDNEMTIMIPTDNVEAVGLRRVIGKDMVNKVYQILRDRKKKKPVDQQTWNRRYREYTEKIKTGSVLEIATVLRDLSVLKSDKELSFGERKMLDLARNLLVKELSIAKSHPEEKIKAELEEIFSQ, encoded by the coding sequence ATGACGTTCAAGGTTGGCGAAAAGGTGGTCTACCCGGCTCACGGAGTGGGAGTCATTCAGAGCATCCAAACTAAGGTAATCCAAGGGAAAGAGCGCACGTTTTACATGCTCCGCATCCTGGACAACGAGATGACAATCATGATTCCCACCGATAACGTGGAAGCGGTTGGCCTGCGCCGGGTCATTGGTAAGGACATGGTCAACAAAGTGTATCAAATCCTGCGCGACCGGAAGAAGAAAAAGCCCGTCGACCAGCAGACCTGGAATCGGCGTTACCGAGAATACACGGAGAAGATCAAAACAGGCTCGGTGCTGGAAATTGCGACCGTTTTGCGAGACTTGAGCGTCCTCAAATCCGACAAAGAGCTTTCCTTTGGCGAACGGAAAATGTTGGACCTAGCCCGGAACCTTCTGGTCAAAGAACTCTCGATTGCAAAGTCCCATCCAGAGGAAAAAATCAAGGCCGAGCTGGAGGAAATTTTTTCGCAGTAA
- a CDS encoding DUF167 domain-containing protein, producing the protein MHAQPGASRTAVAGRYEDAMKVRINAKDHGREANKELLRFLARLLQVPPSALEIVSGLHSREKVIAAHKVNPSLLQERLQHLIERESPA; encoded by the coding sequence GTGCACGCTCAACCCGGGGCTTCCCGAACAGCGGTGGCGGGCAGGTATGAGGATGCCATGAAAGTGCGCATTAACGCAAAGGACCATGGCAGAGAAGCGAACAAAGAACTCCTCCGTTTTCTGGCAAGGCTGTTGCAGGTGCCGCCCTCCGCACTGGAAATCGTCTCCGGGCTCCACAGTCGAGAGAAGGTAATCGCCGCGCACAAAGTAAATCCCAGTTTGCTTCAGGAGCGCCTCCAACACCTCATCGAACGAGAGTCACCGGCCTAG
- a CDS encoding winged helix-turn-helix domain-containing protein: MKEVEILERSSKRRLVVNPGPVRSEKGYAVASEWAQSDHDPGGGFHPQEFYFVAILEVLERKGGRARAGEVLDELEILLSDELGPEDTIVLPSGDIRWRKAANWARFKMVQAGLLSATSPTGVWEITEAGREYLRSRRS, from the coding sequence ATGAAAGAGGTCGAAATCCTCGAGCGCTCGTCGAAGCGGCGGCTGGTTGTGAATCCGGGGCCCGTGCGCTCCGAGAAAGGCTACGCCGTGGCCTCGGAGTGGGCTCAGTCCGATCACGACCCAGGCGGTGGCTTCCATCCTCAAGAATTTTACTTCGTCGCAATCCTTGAGGTACTTGAGAGGAAGGGGGGCCGCGCTCGAGCTGGGGAGGTTTTAGACGAGCTTGAGATTCTGCTTTCGGATGAACTGGGGCCTGAGGACACGATTGTCCTACCCAGCGGGGATATTCGTTGGCGCAAGGCAGCAAATTGGGCACGCTTTAAAATGGTGCAAGCAGGGCTCCTTTCCGCAACATCACCTACCGGCGTATGGGAGATCACGGAAGCTGGCCGCGAGTATTTGCGGAGTCGTCGCTCCTAA
- a CDS encoding LamG domain-containing protein yields the protein MVLFRAFVLLIVGVVVGAHGASATDFALRFYGHGVQAPDLDRVKIPVDDPNNNSPGPPVDVGDTDFTLEFWVRGSTSENSAPAITCGNNVNWIYGNILFDRDRFNQDRKFGLSFGNGRVVFGVSGDGTGDFTLCGTSNVLDNSWHHIAVQRRRSDGYLWIFVDGSLQASADGPDGDISYPDDGVPGNYCGGPCTNSDPYLVIGAEKHDAGASYPSFSGYVDEVRVSNVLRYTTNFSPPSTPFVSDGDTAALYHFDEGPAGPCTGTVLDSSGASGGPSNGECKYGGSAPAGPVYVTSTPFSSPPPPTCGAIPATGCATAPRGSLSIFRSATNPNRRSIVWQWWTGDAFVADFSDPTDGSATYAMCVYDYSAGSPTLAWQLALPTGSSWRLYRGHTYRYGDRSGAVSGLRRVVLQGKGISKGKLVVRASGPLLTLSPPQSPSQYFAADPQVVVQLLKNGGACWESTFTGARRNDAQYFRSRFVP from the coding sequence ATGGTGCTCTTCCGAGCTTTCGTGTTGTTAATCGTCGGGGTGGTGGTGGGCGCGCACGGTGCGTCGGCTACGGACTTCGCGCTTCGGTTTTACGGACACGGGGTACAAGCTCCTGATCTCGATCGCGTGAAGATTCCAGTTGACGACCCGAACAACAACAGCCCTGGACCACCAGTGGATGTGGGCGACACGGATTTCACCCTTGAATTCTGGGTGAGGGGATCGACCTCAGAAAATTCCGCGCCGGCTATCACCTGCGGGAACAACGTGAACTGGATTTACGGCAACATTTTGTTCGACCGCGATCGCTTTAACCAAGACCGCAAGTTCGGCCTCTCCTTTGGAAACGGGCGGGTGGTATTCGGAGTCAGCGGCGACGGAACCGGCGATTTTACTTTGTGCGGGACGAGTAACGTGCTCGACAATAGTTGGCATCACATCGCTGTGCAGCGCCGTCGCAGTGATGGGTACTTGTGGATTTTTGTGGATGGTAGCTTGCAAGCAAGTGCCGATGGCCCGGACGGTGACATTTCGTACCCGGACGACGGCGTGCCGGGAAATTACTGTGGAGGACCATGTACCAATAGCGATCCGTACCTAGTGATCGGTGCGGAGAAACACGATGCAGGAGCGTCGTACCCGTCTTTCAGTGGCTACGTCGACGAGGTCCGCGTGTCGAACGTTTTACGTTATACGACCAATTTTTCGCCGCCGTCGACACCATTTGTAAGTGACGGGGATACGGCTGCTTTGTACCACTTCGACGAAGGTCCCGCTGGCCCATGTACAGGAACGGTCTTGGATTCGTCGGGTGCCTCCGGTGGACCGAGTAATGGAGAATGTAAGTATGGGGGCAGCGCTCCCGCCGGACCTGTATACGTGACCTCCACTCCCTTCAGTTCCCCGCCGCCCCCCACGTGCGGAGCGATACCAGCAACAGGTTGTGCCACAGCGCCCCGCGGTTCACTTTCCATTTTTCGGAGCGCAACGAACCCGAATCGGCGAAGCATCGTGTGGCAATGGTGGACTGGTGATGCCTTTGTGGCGGACTTCTCCGACCCGACTGATGGCAGCGCGACGTACGCGATGTGCGTTTACGACTATTCCGCAGGATCTCCCACCTTAGCGTGGCAACTCGCTCTGCCCACGGGTTCGTCGTGGCGGCTGTACCGTGGCCACACGTATCGATACGGCGACCGTAGTGGAGCAGTCTCTGGACTTCGCCGCGTTGTTCTCCAAGGCAAGGGGATCAGCAAGGGCAAACTTGTTGTGCGCGCGTCGGGTCCGTTGCTTACTTTGTCTCCCCCGCAAAGCCCCTCGCAATATTTTGCTGCCGATCCGCAAGTGGTTGTCCAGTTACTCAAGAACGGCGGAGCTTGCTGGGAGAGCACATTCACAGGGGCGCGCCGCAACGACGCTCAGTACTTCCGCTCGCGCTTCGTTCCCTGA